One genomic window of Deltaproteobacteria bacterium includes the following:
- the leuD gene encoding 3-isopropylmalate dehydratase small subunit, producing MGDIVKIIKLSGTALPMRGNDIDTDRIIPARYLKEVTFARMGDYPFFDERFSAEGKKKDHPFNDPEYSGAAVLFVNKNFGCGSSREHAPQALNRFGIKVIVGESFAAIFAGNCTMMGVPTVTVSEKDIQQLIKSVEENPKLEYTIDLESKTLTYGKNKIAIDLPETSRTALITGSWDSTALLRANLAQVRQTATKLPYIGNFAN from the coding sequence ATGGGCGACATTGTAAAGATCATCAAACTCTCTGGAACCGCGCTACCGATGCGCGGCAACGACATCGACACCGATCGGATTATTCCGGCGCGCTATCTAAAAGAGGTGACTTTTGCGCGCATGGGCGACTACCCGTTTTTCGACGAGCGCTTCAGCGCCGAAGGTAAGAAGAAAGACCATCCTTTCAACGATCCGGAATACAGCGGTGCGGCGGTCTTGTTTGTCAATAAAAACTTCGGCTGCGGCTCGTCGCGCGAGCACGCGCCGCAGGCGCTCAACCGCTTTGGCATCAAAGTCATCGTCGGTGAATCGTTTGCGGCGATTTTTGCCGGCAACTGCACGATGATGGGCGTGCCGACGGTGACCGTCAGCGAAAAAGACATTCAGCAGTTGATCAAAAGCGTCGAAGAAAATCCCAAGCTCGAGTACACGATCGACCTGGAGAGTAAGACGCTCACCTACGGTAAGAACAAGATCGCCATCGATCTGCCAGAAACCTCGCGTACGGCGTTGATCACCGGGTCATGGGATTCGACCGCGCTGCTGCGCGCCAATCTTGCCCAGGTCAGACAGACCGCTACCAAACTGCCTTACATCGGCAACTTTGCCAATTAG
- a CDS encoding dienelactone hydrolase family protein, which translates to MAERIVSMHAAHRSGKEVVDGFLSRPTAGGEHPAIVLVHGYRGLDDGQRAVTRKFAQEGFVCLSPDLFHGKTYHTLEECALKKTSLDIPRAVNNIVDGVDYLRKLPWVGKKKVAVLGFCMGGGLALYALAQSKAFAAGVIYYQSMFPDPEDLKTITAPMLCHYGSADHGTTQTEIDMFRATLDKYKKSYQIEMYEGAGHAFLNNPSGKSVANRDAAEKSVAATSKWLKKVLA; encoded by the coding sequence ATGGCTGAACGGATTGTCTCCATGCATGCCGCCCATCGCAGCGGCAAAGAAGTGGTCGATGGCTTTCTATCGCGCCCGACCGCTGGCGGCGAGCATCCGGCGATTGTCCTGGTGCACGGCTACCGCGGCCTGGACGACGGGCAACGCGCGGTGACCCGGAAGTTCGCCCAGGAGGGATTTGTTTGCTTGTCGCCGGATCTGTTTCACGGCAAGACCTACCACACGCTGGAAGAGTGCGCGCTTAAAAAGACCTCTCTAGATATTCCGCGCGCGGTGAACAATATCGTCGACGGTGTCGACTATCTGCGCAAGCTCCCCTGGGTTGGCAAAAAGAAAGTGGCGGTGTTGGGCTTTTGCATGGGCGGCGGCTTGGCGCTCTATGCGTTGGCGCAATCCAAGGCCTTCGCCGCCGGCGTGATTTACTACCAGAGCATGTTTCCCGATCCGGAGGATTTAAAAACCATCACTGCGCCGATGCTCTGCCACTATGGCAGCGCCGATCACGGCACGACCCAGACCGAGATCGACATGTTTCGCGCGACTCTGGATAAATACAAAAAGAGCTACCAGATCGAAATGTACGAAGGAGCGGGACACGCGTTTCTCAATAACCCATCCGGCAAGAGTGTCGCGAATCGTGATGCCGCCGAGAAATCGGTGGCCGCGACCAGCAAATGGCTTAAGAAAGTGTTGGCGTAA
- a CDS encoding methyltransferase domain-containing protein, with protein sequence MKTIYRVVLVMLLFAQTVSVSLAQEGKIVPYVPTPQEVVDRMLDLAQVKKGDVVYDLGSGDGRIVVTAAKKYGVKAIGFEIDPERIRESKENIKKAGVEHLVEIRQQDIRTVDLSPASVLTMYLLPEVNLMIRPNIWKQMKGGSRIVSHDFDMGDWKPLKTEYVKDSGSWDHTLYLWHVEAAKK encoded by the coding sequence ATGAAGACCATTTATCGTGTTGTGTTGGTGATGCTGCTTTTCGCCCAGACGGTCAGCGTATCTTTGGCTCAGGAGGGGAAGATCGTCCCCTACGTGCCGACGCCGCAGGAAGTGGTCGACCGCATGCTCGATTTGGCGCAGGTGAAGAAGGGCGACGTCGTCTACGATCTTGGCTCGGGCGACGGCCGTATCGTCGTTACGGCAGCAAAGAAATACGGCGTCAAGGCGATCGGTTTTGAGATCGATCCCGAGCGCATCCGCGAGTCGAAAGAGAACATCAAGAAGGCCGGTGTCGAGCATTTAGTGGAAATTCGCCAGCAGGATATTCGCACGGTGGACTTGTCACCGGCGTCGGTGCTGACCATGTATCTGCTGCCGGAGGTGAACCTGATGATTCGGCCGAATATCTGGAAGCAGATGAAAGGCGGCTCGCGGATCGTCTCGCATGATTTCGACATGGGCGATTGGAAGCCGCTCAAAACCGAATACGTTAAGGACAGCGGCAGTTGGGACCACACGCTGTATCTGTGGCACGTGGAAGCGGCGAAAAAGTAG